From the genome of Nitrosopumilus sp., one region includes:
- a CDS encoding cell division protein FtsZ, whose amino-acid sequence MSFQVKEPILVIGLGGVGSKLAIEAKDSLNSDCLIISNDKKDVSADIPSVYVTTDSVINPSVQLIRGSTYHSSDAIKSKITGYSTVILVSNLAGKAGSAMAPVVSEICKEVGAGLISFAIMPFKYEKNRIFNSGVSLKRIRANSECTVVLDNDSLLESNPDLSPKACYDIVNSAMIHVIESLDKSEISSETNIISTSKDRQTMEDSLRDSLKMLYDNAPPNLVKRSMLYVVGGNNIPTGVINSITNLSARIVNESNSQIDMTSNVKDSKVIMLSSIQGMTKFDKYDPLGVIPHENTLDWSTPDCSIDCELDLYQLE is encoded by the coding sequence ATGAGTTTTCAAGTTAAAGAACCAATTTTAGTCATAGGTCTAGGAGGCGTGGGCTCGAAATTGGCAATAGAGGCAAAAGATTCTCTAAACTCAGATTGTCTAATAATTAGTAACGACAAAAAAGATGTATCAGCAGACATTCCATCAGTATACGTCACAACGGATTCGGTAATTAATCCATCTGTACAGCTAATCAGAGGTTCAACTTACCATTCATCAGATGCAATAAAATCAAAAATTACAGGATATTCCACAGTTATCTTAGTAAGTAATTTGGCAGGCAAGGCAGGATCAGCCATGGCACCAGTAGTATCAGAAATATGCAAAGAAGTAGGTGCAGGATTGATCTCCTTTGCCATTATGCCTTTCAAGTATGAAAAAAATAGAATTTTCAATTCAGGAGTATCTCTGAAAAGAATCAGAGCAAACTCTGAATGTACAGTGGTTTTGGATAATGATTCATTGTTAGAGAGTAATCCAGATTTGAGCCCCAAAGCATGCTATGACATTGTAAATTCTGCAATGATACACGTGATAGAATCATTGGACAAGTCAGAAATATCTTCTGAGACAAACATCATCTCCACAAGTAAAGACAGACAAACCATGGAGGATTCACTTAGAGATTCATTAAAAATGCTATATGACAACGCGCCTCCAAATTTGGTTAAACGCTCAATGCTATACGTAGTTGGAGGAAACAATATTCCAACAGGAGTGATTAATTCCATAACAAACCTTTCAGCAAGAATTGTAAATGAGAGTAATTCTCAGATTGACATGACTTCTAACGTCAAGGATTCCAAAGTGATAATGCTATCATCAATTCAAGGAATGACAAAGTTTGATAAATATGATCCATTAGGAGTGATCCCACATGAGAATACCCTTGACTGGTCAACACCAGATTGTAGTATCGATTGTGAGCTAGACTTGTATCAGTTAGAATAA
- a CDS encoding 50S ribosomal protein L31 has protein sequence MSQELERVYTINLGKVKISQSQHRATRAINMIREFARHHMKVETIKIEEDLAREVWARGARSPPRKVRVRMSKTEEGYVLVSRYDDAESKVVPEKETKKVSDKVEEPAKDAAAEEEPAKDAAAEEEPAKDAAAEEEPAKDAAAEEEPAKDAAAEEEPAKDAAAEEEPAKDAAAEEEPAKDAAAEEEPAKDAAAEPDKK, from the coding sequence ATGTCTCAGGAATTAGAACGAGTTTATACCATTAACCTAGGCAAGGTAAAAATTTCACAATCTCAACATAGAGCTACTAGAGCCATTAACATGATTAGAGAATTTGCTAGACATCACATGAAAGTTGAGACAATAAAAATTGAAGAAGATTTAGCTCGTGAAGTTTGGGCAAGAGGTGCAAGAAGCCCTCCAAGAAAAGTTAGAGTTAGAATGAGTAAAACCGAAGAAGGTTATGTTCTTGTTTCACGATATGATGATGCTGAATCTAAAGTTGTTCCTGAAAAAGAAACCAAAAAAGTTTCTGATAAAGTAGAAGAACCAGCTAAGGATGCGGCAGCAGAAGAAGAACCAGCTAAGGATGCGGCAGCAGAAGAAGAACCAGCTAAGGATGCGGCAGCAGAAGAAGAACCAGCTAAGGATGCGGCAGCAGAAGAAGAACCAGCTAAGGATGCGGCAGCAGAAGAAGAACCAGCTAAGGATGCGGCAGCAGAAGAAGAACCAGCAAAGGATGCGGCAGCAGAAGAAGAACCAGCTAAGGATGCGGCAGCAGAAGAAGAACCAGCTAAGGATGCGGCAGCAGAACCAGATAAGAAATAA
- a CDS encoding 50S ribosomal protein L39: MAARKSSPRKIRLLKKTRQTSAVPAWIILKTKRGVRTNPKRRAWRSTDVEVG, from the coding sequence ATGGCTGCTCGTAAGTCCTCTCCGAGGAAAATTCGTCTACTCAAAAAGACTAGACAGACATCAGCTGTACCTGCATGGATCATTCTTAAAACCAAGCGTGGTGTCAGAACCAATCCAAAGCGTAGGGCTTGGAGATCAACTGATGTGGAGGTCGGATAG
- a CDS encoding NUDIX domain-containing protein: MQLDELKSRLSSPLNPEIKLDEQYRLASILVVIYGDEPIVVMTEKPKHMKFHAGEISFPGGKLDPEDSNLLETALRETREELGLTITKEQIIGQLEPVVTLNSGFLILPFVSVVDEIPALSPNAEVEKILRIPLESFLKTQAKDTDPNYNLIQEMYTFEYQNQIVWGASARILKQIQDCLRS, encoded by the coding sequence ATGCAATTGGATGAATTAAAATCTCGACTTTCTAGTCCTCTTAACCCTGAAATAAAATTGGATGAACAATATCGTTTGGCATCCATACTCGTAGTAATCTATGGTGACGAACCAATCGTTGTAATGACTGAAAAACCAAAACATATGAAATTTCATGCTGGTGAAATCTCGTTTCCTGGTGGAAAATTAGATCCTGAAGATTCCAATCTTTTGGAAACTGCATTACGTGAAACTCGTGAGGAGCTTGGATTGACGATAACTAAAGAACAGATAATCGGTCAATTGGAACCTGTCGTGACGCTGAATTCTGGTTTTTTGATCTTACCCTTTGTTTCTGTAGTAGATGAAATTCCTGCGTTATCTCCAAATGCTGAAGTAGAAAAAATTCTTCGTATTCCATTGGAGTCATTTCTAAAAACTCAGGCAAAGGATACCGATCCAAATTATAATTTGATCCAAGAAATGTACACTTTTGAATATCAAAATCAAATCGTATGGGGAGCTTCTGCACGAATACTAAAACAAATTCAAGATTGCCTAAGATCCTGA
- a CDS encoding 5,10-methenyltetrahydrofolate synthetase — MTIRYEANPPKILPDVDTNKSIQKFVEKIKIISKKCDAIHITENVLGFQRVSPVEVGKIIKKEIPNIPITVSLRVRDKTKQEISEFVDNCISIGFSGILILMGDKSKTGKIDSGQIPSSTVKRLRGQGADSKIDLYLSISNKPNFSKVRKKVDANPKGFMTQVIQDISQVQDLSENLKGFSIIPILLYPSPKNEKSAKFLGLDLESYGQRFEEMLKRTHEITGDVLLTSPSDFSGLDKFLEKSNI; from the coding sequence ATGACCATCAGGTACGAAGCTAATCCACCCAAAATTTTACCAGATGTAGATACCAACAAATCTATTCAAAAATTTGTTGAAAAGATAAAAATTATTTCAAAAAAATGCGACGCAATTCACATCACTGAAAATGTCCTAGGATTTCAAAGAGTGTCACCCGTAGAAGTGGGCAAAATTATCAAAAAAGAAATTCCAAATATACCAATCACCGTCAGTCTCAGAGTCAGAGACAAAACCAAACAAGAGATTTCAGAGTTTGTAGACAATTGTATTTCCATAGGATTTTCAGGAATTTTGATTCTGATGGGAGACAAATCTAAGACGGGGAAAATAGATTCAGGTCAAATTCCAAGTTCGACTGTAAAAAGATTAAGAGGGCAAGGAGCAGATTCAAAAATTGATTTGTACCTGTCAATATCAAACAAGCCAAATTTTTCGAAAGTTAGAAAGAAAGTGGATGCAAATCCGAAAGGATTCATGACTCAAGTCATTCAAGATATTTCTCAAGTTCAAGATTTATCTGAAAACCTCAAGGGATTTTCAATTATACCAATTCTCCTGTATCCGTCACCCAAGAATGAAAAATCTGCAAAGTTTTTAGGTTTGGATTTGGAATCATACGGTCAAAGATTTGAGGAGATGCTAAAGAGAACGCATGAAATCACAGGAGACGTCTTACTCACTTCGCCAAGCGACTTTAGCGGACTGGACAAATTCTTAGAAAAATCAAACATCTAA
- a CDS encoding methionine synthase, giving the protein MTIPRVSSALKAVDLKQVPAPLIIGERINTQGSRKAKNLVLNDDYDGLVDLGRIQVEDGAHCLDVCVATTERADEREFMLNLVKRLSLEIDAPLVIDSTDPEVIEASVTQIPGRPIINSINLEGDGSRFEKLAPIMAKYGLPSIALCIGPEGMAKTPQQKVDTAALLYETGKKYGLKIEQFIFDVLTFTLATGEDEFLDAGKNTLEGIRLVKEKFPDAFTTLGLSNISFGLAPYARKIINSVFLYHAVKTGLDSAIVNSKEIIPYGEINEQEKKLAEDLIFNTHHDALSDLITYFENVGTPSGTASKKVDVDPAWPAGKRANFRIVNRLKDGIKNDVVSAIAEKLGRPDLIKDVEGALSVDASKEMTHDSAIRTLNEDLLPAMKEVGDKFGAGELILPFVLKSAECMKASVGELEKYLVKEEGTSKGILVLGTVYGDVHDIGKNLVKTIFQNNGYTVHDLGKQVPLQKFLEKIDETKPDAIGLSALLVSTSKQMKFFVEHARKNNMTVPILCGGAAINSNYINRIAKEDGIYEPGVFYCNTMFEGLKTMDVLISDEKQKLLDDWKEKLENWKDKSTAAVDPDTIPKSEVKPVTAPTPKIIGKPIRLKSDQINMTEVWTMIDKKSLFKLSWGLRGKAGAESESEHEQLLSEWKVRIIREKLFEPEVVYGYFRCHNKDRKLLVKNPNGDDVELEFPRSTKPEHLCLTDYFGDDDIVAFQSVTVGNKVSEILDQWNGEDKYTDAYYLHGLAVEVAEALAEWINQKIKSELNLETGGLRYSWGFPSCPDVGQHHLIWKLLKPEHSGMTLTESGQIIPEQSTAAIVIHHSDAKYFVL; this is encoded by the coding sequence TTGACAATTCCTCGAGTTAGTTCTGCATTAAAGGCGGTTGATCTGAAGCAAGTTCCTGCCCCTCTGATTATTGGAGAGAGGATCAACACTCAGGGATCTCGTAAAGCAAAGAATTTGGTTCTTAATGATGATTATGATGGATTAGTTGACTTGGGAAGAATCCAAGTCGAGGATGGTGCTCATTGCCTTGATGTCTGTGTCGCAACTACAGAGCGTGCAGACGAACGCGAGTTTATGTTAAATCTGGTAAAAAGACTAAGCCTGGAAATTGATGCGCCACTTGTAATTGATTCTACAGATCCTGAAGTCATTGAAGCGTCTGTAACTCAAATTCCTGGTCGGCCAATAATCAATTCCATAAACCTTGAGGGTGATGGAAGCCGGTTTGAAAAACTAGCTCCAATCATGGCAAAGTATGGGTTGCCCTCCATTGCCTTGTGTATTGGTCCTGAAGGAATGGCCAAAACACCCCAACAAAAAGTTGACACTGCAGCATTACTCTACGAGACAGGGAAAAAGTACGGGTTAAAAATAGAGCAATTCATCTTTGACGTTCTTACATTTACTTTGGCAACCGGCGAAGATGAATTTCTTGACGCAGGAAAAAATACTCTGGAAGGAATCAGACTAGTCAAAGAAAAATTCCCTGACGCATTTACTACTTTGGGGTTGAGTAACATCAGCTTTGGTTTGGCCCCTTATGCTAGAAAAATTATAAATTCTGTATTTTTGTACCATGCCGTAAAAACCGGTCTTGACTCTGCAATCGTTAATTCAAAGGAGATAATTCCTTATGGCGAAATTAATGAACAGGAGAAAAAACTTGCAGAAGATCTTATCTTTAACACTCATCATGATGCTCTGTCTGATTTGATTACATACTTTGAGAATGTTGGAACTCCAAGTGGCACCGCTTCAAAGAAAGTGGATGTGGATCCTGCGTGGCCTGCGGGAAAGCGTGCAAACTTTAGAATTGTAAACAGGCTCAAAGATGGAATAAAAAATGATGTTGTCTCAGCAATTGCAGAAAAGCTTGGAAGGCCTGATTTAATCAAAGACGTTGAGGGAGCCTTGTCTGTTGACGCTTCCAAAGAAATGACTCACGATAGTGCCATTAGGACGCTCAATGAGGATTTACTTCCTGCAATGAAAGAAGTCGGTGACAAATTCGGTGCAGGCGAACTCATACTTCCATTCGTTCTAAAATCTGCAGAATGCATGAAGGCATCAGTTGGTGAATTGGAGAAATATTTGGTCAAAGAGGAAGGTACCAGCAAAGGTATTCTTGTTTTGGGTACTGTTTATGGCGATGTACATGATATTGGCAAAAATCTAGTGAAGACGATATTTCAAAATAACGGTTACACCGTACATGATTTGGGAAAACAGGTACCATTGCAAAAATTCCTTGAAAAAATTGATGAGACGAAACCTGATGCGATAGGCTTGTCTGCGTTATTGGTATCCACTTCCAAACAAATGAAGTTCTTTGTAGAGCATGCAAGAAAAAACAACATGACTGTACCTATTCTTTGTGGCGGTGCTGCAATTAACAGTAATTACATTAACAGAATTGCAAAAGAAGATGGAATATACGAGCCAGGTGTATTTTATTGCAACACCATGTTTGAAGGTTTGAAAACAATGGATGTTTTAATTTCTGATGAGAAACAGAAACTTTTAGATGACTGGAAAGAAAAATTGGAAAACTGGAAAGACAAGTCTACTGCAGCAGTTGACCCTGACACCATTCCCAAAAGCGAGGTAAAACCTGTCACTGCCCCTACCCCTAAAATAATTGGAAAACCTATTCGACTAAAGTCAGATCAAATCAACATGACGGAAGTTTGGACGATGATTGATAAAAAATCACTCTTCAAGCTGTCTTGGGGATTGCGAGGAAAGGCAGGAGCTGAATCTGAATCTGAGCATGAACAACTGCTATCTGAATGGAAAGTGCGAATCATTCGAGAAAAACTGTTTGAACCTGAGGTCGTCTACGGATATTTCAGGTGCCATAACAAAGACCGAAAACTACTCGTAAAGAATCCAAATGGAGATGACGTGGAATTGGAATTTCCACGCTCTACAAAACCTGAGCACTTGTGTTTGACTGATTACTTTGGAGATGATGATATCGTTGCATTTCAATCTGTAACTGTTGGCAACAAAGTGTCTGAAATTCTTGATCAATGGAATGGTGAAGACAAGTACACTGATGCATACTATCTTCATGGGTTGGCAGTAGAGGTAGCCGAAGCCTTGGCTGAATGGATAAATCAAAAAATAAAATCCGAATTAAATCTGGAGACCGGTGGTTTGAGGTACAGCTGGGGATTTCCAAGTTGTCCTGATGTGGGACAGCATCATCTTATATGGAAATTGTTAAAGCCAGAACATTCTGGAATGACCCTTACTGAATCTGGTCAGATAATTCCTGAACAATCCACAGCTGCCATAGTGATTCATCATTCTGATGCAAAATATTTTGTACTTTAG
- a CDS encoding methionine synthase, with the protein MVEKEPFLDAMKHRVLLFDGAMGTEIQRHDPQPEDFPNNQDGFNDGLVVTHPDWIKQIHRNYLDAGSDCIETNSFGSNKIKLDEYGFGDQTVEFNKKIATLASEVCAEYADTPRYVIGSMGPTGYLPSSNDPDLGQKPLDEIRTAFELQAEGLILGGVDALLIETSQDILEVKLVIEACHIAIEKTGKKVPIIANTTLDQYGKMLLGTNIQAAYTTVSDMGIDVFGLNCSTGPIEMTPSVQWLDEQNEHNVLVVPNAGMPENDGGQAVYKMTPKNMSDALGDFLDEYKKVRIIGGCCGTNPEHIKALRKVIDEKANSIEG; encoded by the coding sequence TTGGTAGAAAAAGAGCCCTTTCTTGACGCGATGAAACATCGAGTGTTACTATTTGACGGTGCGATGGGAACCGAAATTCAACGGCATGATCCGCAACCTGAAGACTTTCCAAACAATCAAGATGGTTTTAATGACGGGCTGGTAGTAACGCATCCTGATTGGATAAAACAAATTCATAGAAATTATTTGGATGCCGGTTCTGATTGCATTGAAACCAACTCTTTTGGGTCAAACAAAATCAAACTGGACGAATATGGCTTTGGTGATCAAACTGTTGAATTTAACAAAAAGATTGCCACACTTGCATCTGAGGTCTGTGCTGAATATGCTGACACACCTAGATACGTAATTGGCTCCATGGGACCTACGGGATATCTTCCAAGCTCCAATGATCCTGATTTGGGACAAAAACCTCTTGATGAAATTAGGACTGCGTTTGAGCTACAGGCCGAGGGATTAATTCTTGGTGGAGTCGATGCGTTGCTAATTGAAACTAGTCAGGACATCTTGGAAGTGAAATTGGTCATTGAGGCATGTCACATTGCCATAGAAAAAACTGGTAAAAAAGTACCCATAATTGCAAATACCACTTTGGATCAATATGGAAAGATGCTACTTGGAACAAATATCCAGGCCGCATATACCACTGTGTCTGACATGGGGATTGATGTTTTTGGATTGAACTGTTCTACTGGACCTATTGAGATGACTCCTAGTGTTCAATGGCTAGATGAGCAAAATGAACATAATGTACTGGTAGTTCCAAATGCTGGAATGCCTGAAAACGACGGGGGTCAGGCGGTATACAAGATGACTCCAAAAAATATGAGTGATGCGCTAGGTGATTTTCTTGATGAATACAAAAAAGTTCGAATTATCGGTGGCTGCTGTGGGACAAATCCTGAGCACATCAAAGCCTTAAGAAAAGTAATTGACGAGAAAGCCAACTCTATAGAGGGTTAA
- a CDS encoding MFS transporter, producing the protein MQKIHVNNLVRSATFFQHAGISIVFVFMPIIASSVTNSIFEIGLLVASFSFAQILSEMYFGRHSDKKGTRLKFIRIGFIGCAIAFGLHYFAEDLSMFFIVRILAGVASGIMIPAMIAYTYEANIDKKRAATVISFHALGWLAGIAAAGVTNDLKLIFLISAASFIIGLIFTIKLPNPKQEKETQPGTVKKVILKNKFLFMSLLLRHIGAAAVWTILPIMIMERWGGNLYHISIVYVANTLTAFILMNVMASKIHLSNVTKFKIGIGSTTFVFVGLSVVTEWWMAMPFMSLVGATWAFLFIGGNFHLMENNPRSTSTGIFSSTLSIATVIGPIIGGAIAFAFDYVAVMYFAIAIITCAFVVSLKIKK; encoded by the coding sequence ATGCAAAAGATTCATGTCAACAACTTAGTTCGTAGTGCTACCTTTTTTCAACATGCTGGAATTTCCATAGTCTTTGTATTCATGCCTATAATTGCCAGCAGTGTCACAAATTCAATTTTTGAAATTGGACTTTTGGTAGCTTCGTTTAGCTTTGCCCAAATTTTATCTGAAATGTATTTTGGGAGACACTCAGACAAGAAAGGGACCAGGCTCAAATTTATCAGAATTGGCTTCATAGGATGTGCCATTGCATTCGGACTGCACTACTTTGCAGAAGATCTAAGCATGTTTTTCATAGTAAGGATTTTGGCAGGTGTGGCAAGTGGAATAATGATTCCCGCCATGATCGCCTACACATATGAGGCAAACATAGACAAGAAGAGAGCCGCTACCGTAATTTCATTTCACGCGTTAGGATGGTTGGCAGGCATTGCAGCAGCAGGAGTAACAAATGATTTGAAACTGATTTTCCTGATCAGTGCGGCGTCATTTATCATAGGTTTGATCTTTACAATAAAACTTCCAAATCCAAAACAAGAAAAAGAAACGCAGCCAGGAACCGTAAAAAAAGTGATTTTAAAAAACAAATTTCTCTTCATGTCATTACTACTCAGACATATTGGAGCCGCGGCAGTATGGACAATACTTCCAATAATGATAATGGAGAGGTGGGGCGGAAATTTGTATCACATTTCAATTGTGTACGTTGCAAATACGCTGACTGCATTTATTTTAATGAACGTGATGGCAAGCAAAATTCATCTTTCAAATGTTACAAAGTTCAAAATAGGCATCGGATCTACAACGTTTGTTTTTGTAGGACTGTCCGTAGTGACAGAATGGTGGATGGCAATGCCATTCATGTCACTAGTAGGAGCTACATGGGCATTTCTGTTCATAGGCGGAAACTTTCATCTCATGGAAAACAATCCACGTTCAACGTCAACTGGAATTTTTAGTTCAACCCTGTCCATTGCGACAGTGATCGGACCGATAATAGGAGGAGCTATTGCGTTTGCGTTTGATTATGTGGCGGTAATGTATTTTGCAATTGCAATAATCACATGCGCATTTGTAGTATCACTAAAGATAAAAAAATAG
- a CDS encoding ABC transporter permease subunit → MAKNFTLHRIVFYVGIIAVWQIIAMAGVWPDNIFPSPYEVAEDLAYGVSDGSLLYGIVTSMWRLSIGLAIAIGGGIVLGIFMARVEAINQTVGSLVLGLQSIPSIAWVPLAILWFGLTDGGIIFVTAIGAIFAVTINTYTGVKNIDPHFIEAARNMGAKGSQLITAVLIPAAFPYMISGFKQGWAFAWRGVIGAEILFSFLGLGFLLNAGRSLNDVSQVIGIMIVIMGIGLAVDGVVFTRLEHKVMSRWGLR, encoded by the coding sequence ATGGCAAAAAATTTTACACTGCATAGAATTGTATTTTACGTTGGAATAATTGCGGTCTGGCAAATAATTGCGATGGCTGGAGTATGGCCTGACAATATTTTTCCGTCTCCTTATGAGGTGGCTGAAGATTTGGCATACGGCGTATCTGATGGCAGTTTGCTATATGGGATAGTCACTAGTATGTGGAGGCTATCCATTGGATTGGCAATTGCGATTGGAGGTGGAATAGTTCTTGGAATATTCATGGCAAGAGTAGAGGCAATCAATCAGACTGTTGGCTCGCTGGTTTTAGGATTGCAGTCTATTCCTTCAATTGCTTGGGTTCCGTTAGCAATTCTTTGGTTTGGATTGACTGATGGGGGAATTATCTTTGTAACTGCCATAGGTGCAATTTTTGCGGTTACCATCAATACCTATACCGGAGTCAAAAACATCGATCCCCACTTCATTGAGGCTGCAAGAAATATGGGTGCCAAGGGCAGTCAATTGATTACGGCCGTATTGATTCCTGCAGCATTTCCATACATGATTTCTGGCTTCAAGCAGGGCTGGGCATTTGCATGGAGAGGTGTAATCGGCGCTGAAATACTGTTTTCATTCCTGGGATTGGGATTCTTACTTAATGCGGGCCGTTCTCTTAATGACGTTTCACAAGTAATTGGAATAATGATTGTAATCATGGGAATCGGTCTTGCTGTAGACGGAGTAGTCTTCACAAGATTGGAGCATAAGGTAATGTCTCGCTGGGGATTGAGGTAG
- a CDS encoding ATP-binding cassette domain-containing protein, with the protein MTKLEAKNIAKYFNHDSHKLKALGGINLKVEAGDFVCLVGPSGCGKSTFLRIVAGLEKPDDGQILFDGHNVTETGPERIMVFQEGALFPWLRVQDNVEFGLKMAGIPKEERAKISYRYLDMMQLTKFADSYTYQLSTGMKQRVAIARALVMDPDVLLMDEPFAALDAQTRDLLLVEMQLIWEKTKKTILFVTHSVSEAAVLGTKVVIFSNRPSVIKKEVDNNFPRPRVSEDESLLKFQQDILAELRPEVKKSKE; encoded by the coding sequence ATGACAAAACTTGAGGCGAAAAATATTGCCAAGTATTTCAATCATGATTCTCACAAACTAAAAGCACTTGGAGGTATTAATCTCAAAGTTGAGGCTGGAGATTTTGTATGCTTGGTTGGTCCTTCCGGTTGTGGAAAGTCTACTTTTTTACGTATCGTAGCTGGCCTGGAAAAGCCTGATGATGGACAAATTCTATTTGACGGTCATAATGTCACTGAAACTGGACCTGAAAGGATAATGGTATTTCAAGAGGGCGCATTATTTCCATGGCTTCGAGTTCAGGATAATGTAGAATTTGGATTGAAAATGGCTGGCATTCCAAAGGAAGAACGAGCCAAAATATCCTACAGGTATCTGGACATGATGCAATTGACCAAATTTGCTGATTCGTATACTTATCAGCTTTCAACTGGGATGAAGCAGCGTGTAGCTATAGCCAGAGCTCTTGTAATGGATCCTGATGTATTGTTAATGGACGAACCGTTTGCTGCACTTGATGCACAGACTCGTGATTTGTTATTGGTTGAAATGCAGTTGATTTGGGAGAAAACAAAAAAGACCATCTTGTTTGTCACTCACAGTGTTTCTGAAGCTGCAGTTCTTGGAACCAAGGTGGTTATTTTCAGTAATCGCCCATCTGTAATCAAAAAAGAGGTTGACAATAATTTTCCACGACCTAGAGTTTCTGAAGATGAATCGCTTCTAAAATTCCAACAAGATATTTTGGCAGAACTTAGACCCGAGGTAAAAAAAAGTAAGGAGTGA
- a CDS encoding aliphatic sulfonate ABC transporter substrate-binding protein: protein MKALSVIFAGIVGIILISTIGVSLNSSDVSYENKVRIAYFPNIGHAIPIVGMEKGFFETNIGDETLIETRVFDSGPQAIESLFANSVDLAYVGPGPAINGYLNSENHNVKILAGAASGGASFIVHPESEINSASDFAGKKIAAPQIGNTQDVSLRHYLSENGFKSADKGGSVIVYNIPNPDIYTLFVKGDIDGAWVAEPWATILETDLNGKRLFYEEELWPNQKFASVLLIANANYVETNPALITNLLLSHKKTADWINENPVETRDVFNNFLNSHLGQPLSDDVVDTALSNLVITDDPVPDSIHSFAEKANALGYLGRNGYDLSEIFYYFDTNSTEEDAVT from the coding sequence ATGAAAGCCCTATCTGTAATTTTTGCTGGTATTGTTGGGATAATCTTGATATCTACGATAGGTGTATCTTTGAATTCGTCTGACGTATCATATGAAAATAAAGTTCGTATTGCATATTTTCCAAATATTGGTCATGCGATTCCAATTGTCGGTATGGAGAAAGGATTCTTCGAAACAAACATCGGAGATGAAACCCTGATTGAAACTCGTGTTTTTGACAGCGGTCCTCAAGCCATAGAATCTCTATTTGCAAATTCTGTTGATTTGGCATATGTTGGTCCTGGTCCTGCGATTAACGGATACTTGAATTCTGAAAATCATAATGTAAAAATTCTGGCAGGAGCAGCAAGCGGTGGTGCAAGCTTCATTGTTCATCCTGAGTCTGAAATCAATTCAGCATCTGACTTTGCAGGAAAAAAGATCGCTGCACCACAAATTGGTAACACTCAAGATGTTTCTTTGCGTCACTATCTTTCGGAAAATGGATTTAAGTCAGCTGACAAAGGTGGTTCTGTAATAGTTTACAATATACCAAATCCTGACATCTATACGTTATTTGTTAAAGGCGATATTGATGGTGCTTGGGTTGCTGAACCTTGGGCTACTATACTGGAAACTGATCTTAATGGCAAACGATTGTTTTATGAAGAAGAATTGTGGCCAAATCAAAAATTTGCATCTGTTCTTCTAATTGCCAATGCAAACTATGTGGAAACTAACCCTGCATTAATTACAAATTTGTTACTATCTCATAAAAAAACAGCAGATTGGATCAATGAAAATCCTGTAGAAACTAGGGATGTTTTTAATAATTTCTTGAATTCTCATTTGGGTCAACCCTTGTCTGATGATGTCGTAGATACTGCATTGTCTAATTTAGTAATCACTGATGATCCTGTACCTGATTCAATTCATTCATTTGCAGAAAAGGCAAATGCTTTGGGATATCTTGGAAGAAATGGATATGATTTGTCTGAAATTTTTTATTACTTTGACACAAACTCCACTGAAGAGGATGCTGTTACATGA